From Pontibacter actiniarum, a single genomic window includes:
- the rsmG gene encoding 16S rRNA (guanine(527)-N(7))-methyltransferase RsmG: protein MTAIRILLSGYFPELTEDQLQKFEQMGELYKEWNQKINVISRKDMDQLGVHHILHSLGIAKVVTFPGNTSVMDVGTGGGLPGLPLAVMFPEVKFHLVDSIGKKIHVVNEIARELHLQNVTASHTRAEQVRDKYDFIVSRAVTRLANFWPWVMNSFKKTGLETEGLYYLKGGDLEEELAESGLITQTHELKSYFNEEFFDTKKVVYVPLKNK from the coding sequence ATGACCGCCATCCGCATTTTACTTTCAGGTTATTTCCCGGAGCTTACCGAAGACCAGTTGCAGAAGTTTGAGCAGATGGGGGAGCTGTACAAGGAGTGGAACCAGAAGATCAACGTGATCTCGCGCAAGGACATGGACCAGCTGGGGGTGCACCACATTCTGCACTCGCTAGGCATAGCCAAGGTGGTTACCTTCCCGGGCAACACCTCTGTAATGGACGTGGGCACGGGCGGCGGCTTACCGGGCCTGCCGCTGGCGGTGATGTTCCCGGAGGTGAAGTTCCACCTGGTGGACTCCATCGGCAAAAAGATACACGTGGTAAACGAGATTGCGCGCGAGCTGCACCTGCAGAACGTTACCGCCTCGCACACCCGCGCCGAACAGGTGCGCGACAAGTACGATTTTATCGTGAGCCGCGCCGTTACCCGCCTCGCCAACTTCTGGCCCTGGGTGATGAACAGCTTCAAGAAAACCGGTTTGGAGACGGAGGGCCTGTACTACCTGAAAGGCGGAGACCTGGAAGAAGAGCTGGCAGAGTCAGGGCTTATTACCCAGACGCACGAGTTAAAGAGCTATTTCAACGAAGAGTTCTTCGATACCAAGAAGGTGGTGTACGTGCCGCTGAAGAACAAATAA
- a CDS encoding YheT family hydrolase — MPLLPSKHSAPFYLFNGHLQTIIPSLFRQVEGVAYERERLLTPDDDFIDLDWSRVGSDALIVLSHGLEGDTGRPYITGMVKAFNAEGVDALAWNYRSCSGEPNKLLRSYHLGASDDLHLVLQHALGTHPYKSVYLVGFSAGGNITLKYLGEDPQQVPAQVKRAAVFSTPVDLKGSAQKISKVYTQRFLKTLGEKLEQKRQMYPDEVDLSDYSLFWSFPEFDDRYTAPLHGFKNAEDYYARVSSKQFLQAIRVPTLLVNAKNDPFLSPECYPVQEAEANPYFYLEMPEEGGHVGFAVDFRRNLYYSEARAVDFLLGER; from the coding sequence ATGCCACTGCTACCCTCCAAACACAGCGCCCCTTTCTACCTTTTTAACGGGCACCTGCAAACCATTATCCCGAGCCTGTTCAGGCAGGTTGAGGGGGTGGCCTACGAGCGGGAGCGCCTCCTGACACCCGACGACGACTTTATCGACCTCGACTGGTCGCGGGTTGGCTCGGATGCCCTTATCGTGCTCTCGCATGGGCTGGAGGGCGATACGGGTCGGCCGTATATTACCGGCATGGTGAAGGCCTTTAACGCGGAAGGCGTGGATGCGCTGGCCTGGAACTACCGCAGCTGCAGCGGCGAACCCAACAAGCTGCTCCGCTCCTACCATTTGGGGGCCTCCGATGATTTGCACCTGGTGCTGCAGCACGCCCTTGGCACGCACCCGTACAAGTCCGTGTACCTGGTGGGCTTTAGCGCCGGCGGAAACATTACCCTGAAGTACCTTGGCGAGGACCCGCAGCAGGTGCCGGCACAGGTAAAGCGGGCCGCCGTGTTCTCCACACCGGTAGACCTGAAAGGCTCGGCTCAAAAGATATCCAAAGTATACACCCAGCGCTTCCTGAAGACGCTAGGCGAGAAACTGGAGCAGAAGCGCCAGATGTACCCCGATGAGGTGGACCTGTCGGACTATAGCCTGTTCTGGTCCTTCCCGGAGTTTGATGACCGCTACACCGCTCCCCTGCATGGTTTTAAAAATGCCGAAGACTACTATGCCCGCGTCAGCTCAAAGCAGTTCCTGCAGGCGATCCGCGTCCCGACGCTGTTGGTAAACGCTAAAAACGACCCTTTCCTGTCGCCGGAGTGCTACCCGGTGCAGGAGGCAGAGGCCAACCCATACTTTTACCTGGAGATGCCGGAGGAAGGCGGGCACGTGGGTTTTGCCGTCGATTTCCGAAGGAACCTGTACTATTCAGAAGCGAGGGCGGTGGATTTTTTACTGGGTGAGAGGTAA
- a CDS encoding IPExxxVDY family protein: MKTHRLHMEYDYSFDLYGLVSSVRDYKLAWALNKLLHLRLTRQQDLCYDLFGKDRLLIANYQYITEHSEVRLFRNRALGSSTLKKPFLLPDIKEYDYVLQITGAMQQLYPQELLNKLLRVPLVQYVKQFDPLTLKFKENLIF, encoded by the coding sequence ATGAAGACGCACCGCCTGCACATGGAGTATGATTACAGCTTCGACCTCTACGGACTCGTATCGTCTGTGAGGGATTACAAGCTGGCCTGGGCGCTCAACAAGCTTTTGCACTTGCGCCTTACCAGGCAGCAGGACCTGTGTTACGACCTCTTCGGGAAGGACCGCCTGCTCATCGCTAACTATCAGTATATAACAGAGCATAGCGAAGTAAGGCTCTTCCGCAACAGGGCGCTCGGCAGCTCTACCCTGAAGAAGCCTTTTTTGCTGCCTGACATAAAAGAGTATGACTACGTGCTGCAGATAACCGGGGCGATGCAGCAGCTGTACCCACAGGAACTTCTCAACAAACTGTTGCGCGTTCCGCTGGTACAGTACGTAAAACAATTCGACCCTCTCACGCTTAAGTTTAAGGAGAACCTGATTTTCTAA
- a CDS encoding glycosyltransferase, with the protein MIPLILLGALALCVLVQLYFSFFRFLPFTKHTDPEPAAQLPVSVIVAAHDELDNLMELLPALLDQEYPEFEVLLVNDRSEDDTEFYTYELERQYPNFRVVTVKKTPEYLNPKKYALALGIRAAKYEHLLFTDADCRPCSPTWVARMQAGYARGAEVVLGYSPYAHLKGFLNHLIRYETFLTGIQYLSQANAGNAYMGVGRNLSYTKGCFFKNKGFASHIKLMGGDDDLFVRDAANNSKVSIVIDKEAQTISIPKRTFREWIVQKRRHLSVGGRYRAADKRRIGAFIVSNILFYILLVILLVLNSHLAILGALAGVRYLTVFPVYLAAARRLNDRISLLLMPVLDLVYFVNYLFLGISVLLYKQFRWK; encoded by the coding sequence TTGATACCACTTATACTCCTGGGGGCATTGGCGCTGTGCGTGCTGGTGCAGTTATACTTTTCTTTTTTTAGGTTCCTGCCTTTCACCAAGCACACAGACCCGGAGCCGGCGGCGCAACTGCCGGTGTCGGTGATTGTGGCGGCCCACGATGAGCTGGACAACCTGATGGAGCTGCTGCCCGCCCTGCTGGACCAGGAGTACCCTGAGTTTGAAGTGCTGCTGGTGAACGACCGCTCCGAAGACGACACCGAGTTCTACACCTATGAGCTGGAGCGCCAGTACCCGAACTTCCGGGTGGTGACGGTGAAAAAGACACCCGAGTACCTGAACCCGAAGAAGTACGCGCTGGCCCTGGGCATACGCGCCGCCAAGTATGAGCACCTGCTGTTTACCGACGCCGACTGCCGCCCTTGCAGCCCAACCTGGGTCGCCCGGATGCAGGCAGGCTACGCCCGTGGGGCAGAAGTGGTACTTGGCTACTCTCCGTATGCACATTTAAAAGGATTTTTGAATCACCTGATCCGATATGAAACATTCCTGACCGGAATCCAGTATTTGTCTCAAGCAAACGCAGGGAACGCCTATATGGGCGTTGGCCGAAACTTATCTTACACGAAAGGGTGTTTCTTTAAGAACAAGGGGTTTGCATCGCATATCAAGTTAATGGGCGGCGACGATGATCTTTTTGTGCGCGATGCCGCCAACAATAGTAAGGTTAGTATTGTTATCGACAAGGAGGCGCAGACAATCAGTATTCCCAAAAGGACGTTTCGGGAGTGGATAGTCCAGAAAAGGAGACATTTGTCGGTCGGGGGGCGGTACAGAGCGGCAGATAAGCGAAGAATAGGAGCTTTTATAGTATCGAATATACTTTTTTACATACTTCTCGTTATTCTTCTTGTTCTAAATAGCCATTTAGCTATATTAGGAGCGCTTGCAGGCGTTCGCTACCTCACGGTCTTCCCGGTGTACCTGGCGGCCGCCCGCAGACTAAACGATAGGATATCCTTGCTGCTGATGCCTGTGCTGGACCTGGTTTACTTTGTAAACTACCTGTTCCTTGGGATATCTGTGTTACTGTATAAACAATTCAGATGGAAGTAA
- a CDS encoding cytochrome-c peroxidase, with product MPCLRHIATLGLSLLLLPGCKDRATEAPAPQAQRFSPAVPTNLATEVPFPERNPFTVEGVALGRMLFYDPILSASNRVSCASCHQQDKAFSDGTALTAAGVTGKPLKRHAPALLNLAWMGGLFWDGGARDVESLVFGPITHPDEMGQGLGELTQELQRHPAYPRLFRLAFGSDSVTSARIAQALAQFQRTLISADSRYDRYARGERGARLSEPELQGLALFRQHCASCHATPFFTDQGYHNNGLDSAFSEDFEELAYGRGRITRQQQDIGKYKTPTLRNIALTAPYMHDGRFATLGEVLDHYRTGVVLSASLAPELQQPNGQLGVPITPDEKEKIILFLHTLTDEAFTKHKAFSNPF from the coding sequence ATGCCCTGCCTGCGCCACATAGCCACTTTAGGTTTGAGCCTGCTGCTGTTGCCGGGCTGTAAAGACCGCGCCACGGAGGCGCCGGCGCCACAAGCGCAGCGCTTCAGCCCGGCCGTGCCCACTAACCTGGCGACGGAGGTGCCCTTTCCGGAGCGCAACCCTTTTACAGTGGAGGGCGTGGCCCTGGGCCGCATGCTGTTTTACGACCCTATCCTGTCTGCCAGCAACCGGGTTTCCTGCGCCAGCTGCCATCAGCAGGACAAGGCGTTTTCGGATGGCACGGCACTCACAGCAGCCGGTGTAACGGGCAAGCCGCTGAAAAGGCACGCCCCTGCCCTCCTGAACCTCGCCTGGATGGGCGGGCTCTTCTGGGACGGCGGCGCCCGGGACGTGGAGTCGCTGGTGTTCGGGCCCATTACCCACCCGGACGAGATGGGCCAGGGCCTGGGGGAGCTGACGCAGGAGCTGCAGCGCCACCCGGCCTACCCGCGCCTGTTCCGGCTGGCCTTCGGCTCCGACTCCGTTACCTCGGCACGCATCGCACAGGCTCTGGCCCAGTTCCAGCGCACGCTTATCTCCGCCGACTCCCGCTACGACAGGTACGCACGCGGCGAGCGTGGTGCACGCCTGAGCGAACCGGAGCTACAGGGCCTGGCGCTGTTCCGGCAACACTGCGCCTCCTGCCACGCCACGCCATTCTTCACCGACCAGGGCTACCACAACAACGGGCTGGACAGTGCCTTCTCGGAGGATTTTGAGGAGCTGGCTTACGGGCGCGGGCGCATTACGCGGCAACAGCAGGACATCGGCAAGTATAAAACGCCTACCCTGCGCAACATTGCCCTCACGGCTCCTTACATGCACGATGGCCGCTTCGCCACGCTGGGAGAAGTGCTGGACCATTACCGCACGGGTGTAGTTTTGTCAGCGTCGCTGGCTCCGGAGCTACAGCAGCCGAACGGGCAACTGGGCGTGCCCATCACGCCGGACGAGAAAGAAAAGATCATCCTGTTCCTCCATACCTTAACCGACGAGGCCTTTACAAAGCACAAGGCCTTCTCCAACCCTTTTTAA
- the pyk gene encoding pyruvate kinase, with protein MDISFNKTKVLATVGPASNSYERLVALVQEGVDAFRLNFSHGAYEEHQKVINHVREVNRQYNTNICLVQDLQGPKIRLGDVENGSVEIVEGQRVKLVCDGSISTADRLSTIYTGLAKDVNEGDAILLDDGKLELRVISTDKELEVITEVVYGGIVKPRKGINLPNSRVSAPSLTEKDVEDLHFGLDNDVEWVALSFVRKVEDIHEIKRIIRERGKDTRVIAKIEKPEAIENIDEIIGAVDAIMVARGDLGVEVGMEKVPMIQKMLVEKCNQAAKPVIVATQMMESMIVNPRPTRAETNDVANAVLDGAHCLMLSAETAVGAYPIETIRSMNLTIRMVEEHSHVFNRSFASNPESPTFLSDSLVANACNLASDTNAKAIIGMTKSGYTAFQLAKYRPKADIFVFTENHRLLNTLNLVWGVRGFFYNKFESTDSTILDIKQILLDGGYIKKGDVFINTASMPINEQKRTNMIKLSVA; from the coding sequence ATGGATATTTCTTTTAATAAGACCAAAGTGCTGGCCACAGTAGGCCCAGCCAGTAATTCCTACGAGCGCCTTGTGGCCCTCGTGCAGGAAGGAGTAGATGCATTCCGCCTGAACTTCTCACACGGTGCCTACGAAGAGCACCAGAAGGTAATAAACCACGTGCGTGAGGTAAACCGCCAGTACAACACAAACATCTGCCTCGTACAGGACCTTCAGGGCCCTAAGATCAGGCTGGGAGACGTGGAGAACGGCAGCGTTGAGATAGTAGAAGGACAGCGGGTAAAGTTGGTGTGCGACGGCTCTATAAGCACTGCCGACAGACTGTCTACCATTTACACCGGGCTTGCGAAAGACGTAAACGAAGGAGACGCCATCCTGCTGGACGACGGAAAGCTTGAGCTGCGCGTTATTTCCACAGACAAGGAGCTTGAGGTAATAACAGAGGTGGTTTACGGCGGCATTGTAAAGCCCCGCAAAGGCATAAACCTGCCTAACTCCAGGGTTTCTGCCCCATCCTTAACCGAGAAAGACGTAGAGGACCTTCACTTTGGCCTGGACAACGATGTGGAGTGGGTAGCTCTCTCCTTTGTGCGCAAAGTAGAGGACATCCACGAGATAAAGCGTATTATCAGGGAGCGCGGCAAGGATACCCGCGTGATCGCTAAAATCGAAAAGCCGGAGGCGATCGAGAACATCGACGAGATCATTGGGGCGGTAGACGCCATCATGGTGGCCCGCGGCGACCTCGGGGTGGAAGTAGGCATGGAGAAAGTGCCGATGATCCAGAAGATGCTGGTGGAGAAATGCAACCAGGCCGCCAAGCCGGTCATCGTTGCCACCCAGATGATGGAAAGCATGATCGTGAACCCGCGCCCTACCCGTGCCGAGACAAACGACGTGGCCAACGCCGTGCTGGATGGCGCACACTGCCTGATGCTAAGCGCAGAGACAGCTGTGGGCGCCTACCCGATTGAGACCATCCGCAGCATGAACCTCACCATCCGCATGGTAGAGGAGCACTCGCACGTATTTAACAGAAGCTTTGCCAGCAACCCGGAGTCGCCTACTTTCTTAAGCGACAGCCTTGTGGCCAACGCCTGCAACCTTGCCAGCGACACAAACGCCAAGGCGATCATCGGCATGACCAAATCTGGCTACACAGCCTTCCAACTGGCCAAGTACCGCCCGAAAGCCGACATCTTCGTTTTCACGGAGAACCACAGGCTGCTGAACACCCTGAACCTGGTGTGGGGCGTGCGCGGCTTCTTCTACAATAAGTTTGAGTCTACAGACAGCACCATTCTGGACATTAAGCAGATACTGCTGGACGGCGGCTACATTAAGAAGGGAGACGTGTTCATTAACACAGCCAGCATGCCGATTAACGAGCAGAAGCGCACCAATATGATCAAGCTAAGTGTAGCGTAA
- a CDS encoding cytochrome-c peroxidase, which produces MATNKYALFFILAFSTLSCSSDEGSPAIEPDTPTPYALTIPKHLPQNYTLPADNPLTEEGVELGRHLFYEEKLSGNNTMSCGSCHQQEKAFTDGRALSLGIDGLPSRRSAMSLANMLWFSQLNWDGSALSLEEQARGPIENTVELHENLGSAVAELQAASPYPRMFQKAFGDSIITETNVLKALAQFERTLISADSRYDRYMNNQEQLTKDELEGMKLFLTHPDPSTNTRGGNCGDCHGGTLFSLRTFHNNGLDDTFSDNGLGDVTGLERDKGKFKAPTMRNIALTAPYMHDGRFATLEEVLDHYNDHIKYNSPTLDPLIIEASNEPNGKTLLLTAEEKRKIIAFLHTLTDPTFTTDKRFSDPNK; this is translated from the coding sequence ATGGCAACGAATAAATACGCACTATTCTTCATATTAGCGTTCAGTACCCTCTCCTGCTCGTCTGACGAGGGGAGCCCGGCCATAGAGCCTGACACGCCCACCCCCTATGCGCTCACCATTCCCAAGCACCTGCCGCAAAACTATACCTTGCCCGCAGACAACCCCTTAACCGAGGAAGGCGTGGAGCTGGGGCGGCACCTGTTTTACGAGGAAAAGCTCTCCGGCAACAACACCATGTCGTGCGGCAGCTGCCACCAGCAGGAGAAAGCGTTTACCGACGGGCGGGCATTGAGCCTGGGCATCGACGGCCTGCCGAGCAGGCGAAGCGCCATGAGCCTGGCCAACATGCTTTGGTTTAGCCAGCTCAACTGGGACGGCAGCGCCCTAAGCCTGGAGGAGCAGGCACGCGGCCCCATCGAGAATACAGTGGAGCTACACGAGAACCTGGGCAGTGCCGTAGCAGAGCTGCAGGCGGCGTCGCCGTACCCGCGCATGTTCCAGAAAGCCTTCGGCGACAGCATCATCACCGAAACGAACGTACTGAAGGCGCTGGCGCAGTTTGAGCGGACGCTTATCTCGGCCGATTCCCGGTACGACCGTTACATGAACAACCAGGAGCAGCTCACCAAGGACGAGCTGGAGGGTATGAAGCTCTTCCTGACGCACCCCGACCCCAGCACCAACACGCGCGGCGGCAACTGCGGCGACTGCCACGGCGGCACGCTCTTCTCCCTCCGCACCTTCCATAACAATGGCCTGGACGATACCTTCAGCGACAACGGCCTGGGCGATGTGACGGGGCTGGAGAGAGACAAGGGTAAGTTTAAGGCGCCAACCATGCGCAACATCGCCCTCACGGCTCCATACATGCACGATGGCCGCTTCGCCACGCTGGAGGAGGTGCTGGACCACTACAACGACCACATCAAGTATAACAGCCCTACCCTGGACCCGCTTATTATAGAGGCCAGCAACGAGCCCAACGGTAAAACCCTGCTGCTGACAGCGGAGGAGAAACGCAAGATCATTGCCTTTCTGCACACCCTCACCGACCCGACCTTTACCACAGACAAACGTTTTTCAGACCCGAATAAATAA
- the rpsT gene encoding 30S ribosomal protein S20, which yields MANHKSALKRIRANNAKRLRNRYQAKTTRTFIKRLRNTTDQAEAQELYKTVSSMLDRLAKKNIIHKNKAANNKSKLAKFVNGLAA from the coding sequence ATGGCTAACCATAAGTCGGCATTAAAGAGAATCAGAGCGAACAACGCTAAACGTCTTCGTAACAGGTATCAGGCGAAAACTACTCGTACTTTCATCAAAAGACTGAGAAACACAACCGATCAGGCTGAGGCGCAAGAGCTGTACAAGACAGTTTCTTCTATGCTTGACCGTTTGGCTAAGAAAAACATCATCCACAAAAACAAAGCGGCTAACAACAAGTCTAAACTGGCTAAGTTCGTTAACGGCCTGGCTGCCTAG
- a CDS encoding acyl carrier protein, which yields MSEIAEKVKAIIIDKLGVEESEVTPEASFTNDLGADSLDTVELIMEFEKEFNVSIPDDQAENISTVGQAVSYLEEHAK from the coding sequence ATGTCAGAAATCGCAGAAAAAGTAAAAGCTATCATCATCGATAAGCTTGGTGTTGAAGAGTCAGAGGTTACTCCGGAGGCTAGCTTCACAAACGACCTTGGCGCTGATTCACTGGATACTGTTGAGCTTATCATGGAGTTCGAGAAAGAATTCAACGTGTCTATTCCAGATGATCAAGCTGAAAACATCTCGACCGTAGGTCAGGCAGTAAGCTACCTGGAAGAGCACGCGAAGTAA
- a CDS encoding RNA polymerase sigma factor, with the protein MEVNKQFSAKAKHDFKLIQAAVEENDEKAYAELMSIYKKPVYHVVLKMVRNADDAEDLTIEAFAKAFKNLHKFNPEYAFSTWLFRIATNNCIDFIRKNRIKTMSIDSAIKIDNGDEITIDFKDKNLNPQEEAIKNQKIEIMQYVVAKLPEKYQRLVTLRYFNELSYEEIATELNAPLGTVKAQLHRARELLYDMVKNKKHLI; encoded by the coding sequence ATGGAAGTAAATAAACAATTCTCTGCGAAAGCAAAGCATGACTTCAAGCTAATTCAGGCTGCGGTAGAAGAAAACGATGAGAAGGCCTACGCCGAACTCATGAGTATCTATAAAAAGCCTGTGTACCACGTAGTTCTGAAGATGGTGCGCAACGCTGACGATGCGGAGGACCTGACGATAGAGGCTTTTGCCAAGGCATTCAAGAACCTACATAAGTTTAACCCGGAGTACGCCTTCAGTACCTGGCTGTTCCGGATTGCCACCAACAACTGTATCGACTTCATCCGCAAGAACAGGATCAAAACCATGTCCATCGACTCAGCCATCAAAATCGACAATGGCGATGAGATCACGATCGACTTTAAGGATAAGAACCTGAACCCGCAGGAGGAGGCGATCAAGAACCAGAAGATCGAGATTATGCAGTATGTGGTGGCCAAGCTGCCCGAGAAGTACCAGCGCCTGGTTACGCTGCGCTACTTTAACGAGCTGAGCTACGAGGAAATTGCCACGGAGCTCAACGCCCCGCTCGGCACGGTAAAAGCCCAGCTGCACCGCGCCCGCGAGCTGCTCTATGACATGGTGAAGAACAAAAAGCACCTCATCTAA
- a CDS encoding MbnP family protein, translating into MKPLQHILSYILLPLTLLATSCEENDTPEAKEPGTVTLDIHHTYNSEALQLNQEYATEGGTGIKFRQLRYILSNVVLTTDNGATYKVPDSYYIVEHTPTHTREQVALTGVPAGSYTSVSFAIGVDQTVNHSLDLAAGELATVSGMAWSWNTGYKFIVAEGEAFNAATGAWENYTYHVGTDANYRTVTLALPNALQVEKQTDSQVMLVAETGKLFNQVDVLQYKMVMSGAATAAVATQVAANYASMFSVHHAHSMKGN; encoded by the coding sequence ATGAAACCACTACAACACATCTTATCTTACATACTACTTCCGCTTACCCTGCTGGCTACCTCCTGCGAAGAGAACGACACACCGGAGGCAAAAGAACCAGGCACCGTAACGCTGGATATACACCACACCTACAACAGCGAGGCGCTCCAGCTAAACCAGGAGTATGCCACGGAAGGGGGCACAGGCATAAAGTTCAGGCAGCTGCGCTACATCCTCAGCAACGTGGTGCTTACCACCGACAACGGCGCGACGTACAAAGTCCCCGACAGTTATTACATTGTTGAGCACACACCGACCCACACACGCGAGCAGGTGGCGCTGACAGGTGTGCCGGCGGGCAGCTACACCTCCGTTTCCTTTGCCATTGGCGTAGACCAAACGGTTAACCACAGCCTAGACCTTGCCGCCGGAGAACTGGCAACCGTATCGGGAATGGCCTGGAGCTGGAATACCGGCTACAAGTTTATCGTTGCCGAGGGCGAGGCCTTTAATGCCGCCACAGGCGCCTGGGAGAACTACACCTACCACGTAGGCACCGACGCGAACTACCGCACCGTTACACTCGCACTGCCAAACGCACTGCAGGTAGAGAAGCAAACCGACAGCCAGGTGATGCTGGTAGCGGAAACCGGCAAACTCTTTAACCAAGTGGATGTATTGCAGTATAAAATGGTAATGTCGGGAGCCGCAACTGCCGCAGTAGCCACGCAGGTGGCAGCTAACTACGCCAGTATGTTCTCGGTACACCACGCCCACAGCATGAAAGGAAACTAA
- a CDS encoding MbnP family protein, whose protein sequence is MKKHFSTLQLYRLLLLALVFPLLTSCNDDDEETTPSADVTVQFRNLVAGQNITLGQTYTSPSGDTYTVEDFKYYISNVKLLNANGDVVYTEPESYHLINETAGNTAFTLAGVPAGSYSKIAFSMGVDEARNHSTDQEGDLDPSSDMVWDWDTGYKFLLLEGTYTGDADAGGLIFHIGQDENYTTFTMPLESPLTIRTKSGYTLQVSTELNALFQQPNLIDFDEMNAAMGGENARKIVENYTAGFFSVAELK, encoded by the coding sequence ATGAAGAAGCACTTTTCTACGCTGCAACTCTACCGGCTGCTACTCCTGGCGCTGGTCTTCCCGCTGCTCACCTCCTGCAACGATGACGACGAGGAGACAACACCCAGTGCCGATGTAACCGTGCAGTTCCGTAACCTGGTTGCCGGGCAGAACATCACGCTCGGCCAAACCTACACCAGCCCGTCCGGCGACACGTACACGGTGGAGGATTTTAAGTACTACATCAGTAACGTGAAGCTGCTGAATGCCAACGGCGATGTTGTGTACACGGAGCCGGAAAGCTACCACCTTATTAACGAGACGGCAGGCAACACCGCTTTTACACTAGCAGGCGTGCCCGCCGGCAGCTACAGCAAAATAGCCTTCAGCATGGGCGTAGACGAAGCCCGCAACCACTCCACCGACCAGGAAGGAGACCTGGACCCAAGCTCTGACATGGTCTGGGACTGGGACACCGGCTATAAATTTCTGCTGCTGGAGGGCACCTACACCGGCGATGCAGACGCTGGCGGCCTGATTTTCCACATCGGCCAGGATGAAAACTACACAACTTTCACCATGCCGCTGGAGTCGCCGCTTACTATCCGCACCAAGTCCGGCTATACTTTGCAGGTCAGCACAGAGCTGAACGCGCTGTTTCAGCAGCCTAACCTCATTGACTTTGACGAGATGAACGCGGCGATGGGCGGTGAGAACGCTCGCAAAATAGTAGAAAACTACACGGCCGGCTTCTTTTCTGTGGCAGAGTTAAAGTAG
- the tgt gene encoding tRNA guanosine(34) transglycosylase Tgt, which translates to MQFNLVATDAQSKARAGVVQTDHGAIETPIFMPVGTAGTVKAVHQRELKEDVKAEIILGNTYHLYLRPGLEVLEKAGGLHKFNGWDRPILTDSGGYQVFSLAGTRKIKEEGVKFKSHIDGSTLNFTPENVMDTQRIIGADIIMAFDECTPYPCDYGYARNSMERTHRWLQRCVDRFDSTEPKYGYSQTLFPIVQGSTYKDLRVQSAETIASFGREGNAIGGLSVGEPAEMMYEMTDLVCDILPKDKPRYLMGVGTPANILENIALGVDMFDCVLPTRNARNGMLFTTQGIINIRNKKWADDFSPIDAELGGYVSTFYSKAYLRHLIHSTEYLAGQIASVHNLTFFLWLVKQARQQILNGTFRDWKDVMVKKLMTRL; encoded by the coding sequence ATGCAATTTAACTTAGTAGCGACAGACGCTCAATCCAAAGCACGCGCCGGAGTGGTGCAAACCGACCACGGAGCCATCGAAACGCCGATCTTTATGCCTGTGGGCACGGCCGGAACCGTAAAGGCTGTGCACCAGCGCGAACTGAAAGAAGACGTAAAAGCCGAGATCATCCTTGGCAACACCTACCACTTATACCTGCGCCCGGGCCTTGAGGTACTGGAGAAGGCAGGCGGCCTGCACAAATTCAACGGCTGGGACCGCCCCATACTTACCGACAGCGGCGGCTATCAGGTATTCTCGCTGGCCGGCACGCGCAAGATCAAAGAGGAGGGCGTGAAGTTTAAGTCGCACATCGATGGCTCTACGCTAAATTTCACCCCGGAGAACGTGATGGACACGCAGCGCATCATCGGGGCAGACATCATCATGGCCTTTGACGAGTGCACCCCCTACCCTTGCGACTACGGCTATGCCCGTAACTCTATGGAGCGCACGCACCGCTGGCTGCAGCGCTGCGTAGACCGCTTCGACAGCACCGAACCGAAGTATGGCTACAGCCAGACGCTCTTCCCGATCGTGCAGGGCAGCACCTACAAGGACCTGCGTGTGCAGTCGGCGGAGACCATAGCCAGCTTTGGCCGCGAGGGCAATGCCATCGGAGGTTTATCGGTAGGCGAGCCTGCCGAGATGATGTATGAGATGACCGACCTGGTGTGTGACATACTGCCGAAGGACAAGCCGCGTTACCTGATGGGCGTGGGCACGCCGGCCAACATACTGGAGAACATCGCGCTGGGCGTGGATATGTTCGACTGCGTACTGCCGACCCGCAACGCCCGCAACGGCATGCTGTTCACCACGCAGGGCATTATCAACATCAGAAATAAAAAATGGGCCGATGATTTCAGCCCGATTGATGCGGAACTGGGCGGCTACGTCAGCACCTTCTATAGCAAGGCCTACCTGCGCCACCTGATCCACAGCACCGAATACCTGGCTGGCCAGATCGCCAGCGTGCATAACCTCACGTTCTTCCTGTGGCTGGTAAAACAGGCACGCCAGCAAATCCTGAATGGAACTTTCCGCGACTGGAAAGATGTGATGGTAAAGAAATTAATGACAAGACTGTAA